In one window of Verrucomicrobiota bacterium DNA:
- a CDS encoding HepT-like ribonuclease domain-containing protein — translation MEIEIRKWLYDAYRASQAIRDFLKEKEFEDYQVDRMLSSAVERQFEILGEALKRIRDTDEGFLESSITGWRGAISFRNILAHGYDHIDNELVWGIIEDDLPELIATIEKHID, via the coding sequence ATGGAGATTGAGATTCGAAAATGGCTTTACGATGCGTATCGCGCATCTCAAGCCATCCGTGATTTCCTGAAAGAAAAAGAATTTGAGGATTATCAGGTCGACCGGATGCTGAGCTCGGCTGTAGAGCGCCAGTTTGAAATCCTTGGTGAAGCTCTAAAACGTATAAGAGATACTGACGAAGGCTTTTTGGAAAGTTCAATCACCGGTTGGCGGGGTGCGATCTCATTCAGAAATATCCTAGCTCATGGTTACGATCATATCGACAATGAACTCGTATGGGGAATCATTGAAGATGACTTACCCGAGTTGATCGCAACGATCGAAAAGCACATAGACTAG
- a CDS encoding nucleotidyltransferase domain-containing protein — translation MPLLCERHRIAYVDAFGSIARSEQNEDSDIDLIIEFSKPRRDRISNRFFGFLHDVEDRFHQKVDILTEESLQNPFLKEKVNRDRVRIYGD, via the coding sequence ATGCCACTATTATGCGAGAGGCACCGAATCGCATACGTTGATGCGTTTGGCTCGATTGCGAGATCTGAACAAAACGAAGATAGCGACATTGACCTCATTATCGAATTCTCGAAGCCTCGCAGAGATAGAATTTCGAATCGTTTTTTCGGCTTTCTCCATGACGTTGAGGATCGATTTCACCAGAAAGTCGACATTCTGACTGAAGAGTCCCTTCAAAATCCATTCCTTAAGGAGAAAGTGAATCGGGATAGAGTTCGAATCTATGGAGATTGA